One part of the Nostoc sp. PCC 7120 = FACHB-418 genome encodes these proteins:
- a CDS encoding squalene/phytoene synthase family protein, translating to MDLRSDALQILKETSRTFYIPISILPPGLQEAVASAYLCMRAIDEIEDHPTLDNPTKAKLLRGISLTLQAGVDGFPVDAFAAGFSGYENTLEEVTMRIREWSLLAPETIAPRIWDATAAMSDRMAYWAENNWKIHTESDLDRYTFGVAGAVGLLLSDLWAWYDGTQTNRTLAIGFGRGLQAVNILRNHVEDLGRGVSFFPDGWDANNMQEYALRNLALADAYTQALPDGPALNFCQIPLTLAHGTIDAIANGKEKLSRSDVMALLEQIITFNLKAG from the coding sequence ATGGATTTACGTAGCGATGCCTTGCAAATCCTCAAAGAAACTAGTCGTACTTTTTATATTCCAATTAGTATTTTACCGCCAGGATTACAAGAGGCAGTCGCATCCGCATACTTGTGTATGCGTGCTATCGATGAAATCGAAGACCATCCCACCCTTGATAACCCCACAAAAGCAAAGCTGTTGCGTGGGATTAGCTTGACTCTACAAGCTGGGGTTGATGGTTTTCCTGTTGATGCCTTCGCTGCCGGATTTAGCGGTTACGAGAATACCCTGGAAGAAGTCACCATGAGGATTCGAGAGTGGTCTCTGCTTGCACCAGAAACAATTGCGCCGCGAATTTGGGATGCAACGGCGGCTATGTCAGACCGTATGGCTTATTGGGCAGAAAACAACTGGAAAATTCATACAGAGTCTGACTTAGATCGCTATACCTTTGGGGTAGCTGGTGCAGTTGGGTTGCTACTCTCAGATTTATGGGCTTGGTATGATGGCACACAAACAAACCGGACTTTAGCGATTGGGTTTGGTAGAGGTTTGCAAGCAGTTAATATCCTACGTAACCATGTGGAAGATTTAGGGCGTGGAGTCAGCTTCTTTCCTGACGGTTGGGACGCAAATAATATGCAGGAGTATGCCCTGCGGAATCTCGCCCTAGCGGATGCTTACACCCAAGCTTTACCAGATGGGCCAGCGCTCAACTTTTGTCAAATTCCCTTGACATTAGCACATGGAACCATTGATGCGATCGCCAACGGTAAAGAAAAACTCAGTCGTAGCGATGTTATGGCACTGCTGGAACAAATCATCACTTTCAACTTGAAAGCTGGGTGA
- a CDS encoding RDD family protein: MHLFNRVKYRTPESVEIEFTVAGIGNRAWALIIDYLILAATWVVFFLVWAFISAQLVDWWTETFGSATAVWLVAIAFIVSFVMYTGYFVFFETLWQGQTPGKRSVKIRVVRDDGRPVGLQQATLRALLRPFDEFLFIGAFLIIFNSKEKRLGDLAAGTIVIQTETPTTSATFTISEQAKSLYAELSQITDLSKLLPDDFAVIHQYLQRRSVMGNKARSALSIKLAEQVQAILHLETLPATVTSDVFLEAVYLAYRGVGSGE; encoded by the coding sequence ATGCACCTGTTCAACCGTGTCAAATACCGTACACCAGAAAGTGTAGAGATAGAGTTTACCGTTGCTGGTATCGGTAATCGTGCCTGGGCTTTAATCATTGATTATCTGATTTTAGCGGCGACTTGGGTAGTATTCTTCCTTGTCTGGGCTTTTATTTCCGCGCAGTTAGTAGATTGGTGGACAGAAACTTTCGGTTCGGCGACGGCTGTTTGGCTAGTGGCGATCGCATTTATTGTTAGCTTTGTTATGTATACGGGCTACTTTGTCTTTTTTGAGACTTTATGGCAAGGCCAAACCCCCGGTAAACGCTCAGTTAAAATTCGCGTAGTTCGAGATGATGGCAGACCAGTTGGTTTACAACAAGCTACTCTGCGAGCTTTATTGCGACCTTTCGATGAGTTTCTGTTTATTGGGGCTTTTTTAATTATTTTTAATAGTAAAGAAAAGCGTCTTGGTGATTTAGCCGCAGGCACAATTGTGATTCAAACAGAAACACCAACTACTTCAGCCACTTTCACTATTTCCGAACAAGCCAAGTCACTCTATGCAGAATTATCACAAATTACTGACTTATCAAAATTATTACCCGATGACTTTGCTGTTATTCATCAATATTTACAGCGACGTAGTGTAATGGGTAACAAAGCCAGAAGCGCTTTATCCATCAAACTAGCCGAACAAGTGCAAGCAATTCTGCACTTAGAAACGTTACCGGCAACTGTTACCTCTGATGTTTTTTTAGAAGCTGTTTACCTCGCTTATCGTGGAGTGGGAAGTGGGGAGTAG
- a CDS encoding glycerophosphoryl diester phosphodiesterase membrane domain-containing protein translates to MAGNFGSPSPTQPLSVGNVVSAGLRLYRSHLKDYFLLALKAYVWVLVPVYGWAKFYALTSLISRLAFGELVNQPESISSGERFVNSRLWQFLLAMLLLLLVGIGIGLGVVILSILLGVVSAAFVGGVGQQANPATYLVFILAAFVIGIVALLGILWLVTRFYLVDLPLAVEEGIEATSAISRSWELTQGHVWRILLISFVGFLITIPIQIVVQIATSILQAAFLPLISEGNTVFALLYFVLVLVLISGSGALLIPFWQSIKAVIYYDLRSRREGLGLQLRDREI, encoded by the coding sequence ATGGCAGGAAACTTTGGTTCTCCCAGTCCCACGCAACCACTGAGTGTAGGAAATGTTGTCAGTGCAGGGCTACGGTTGTATCGTTCTCATCTTAAGGACTACTTTCTATTGGCATTGAAGGCTTATGTCTGGGTGCTAGTTCCAGTTTATGGGTGGGCCAAGTTTTATGCCCTTACATCGCTGATTTCGCGCCTGGCCTTTGGTGAATTGGTGAATCAGCCAGAAAGCATTTCATCGGGTGAACGTTTTGTTAATTCCCGACTGTGGCAGTTTTTGTTGGCAATGCTCTTATTACTTCTTGTTGGTATTGGCATTGGTTTAGGTGTAGTAATTTTATCTATTTTATTAGGAGTGGTATCGGCTGCATTTGTTGGCGGAGTAGGACAACAAGCCAACCCTGCGACTTATCTTGTGTTTATTCTCGCGGCTTTTGTCATCGGTATTGTGGCGCTATTAGGGATTTTGTGGTTGGTGACACGTTTTTACTTAGTAGATTTGCCTTTAGCTGTAGAGGAAGGTATCGAGGCTACTTCTGCCATTAGTCGCAGTTGGGAATTAACCCAAGGTCACGTTTGGCGGATACTGTTGATTTCCTTTGTTGGTTTCTTAATCACAATCCCAATTCAAATTGTGGTTCAGATTGCTACAAGTATTCTGCAAGCGGCATTTTTACCTTTAATCAGTGAGGGTAATACTGTATTCGCTCTGCTTTATTTTGTCCTGGTTTTAGTTCTTATTTCCGGCAGTGGTGCGTTGTTGATCCCCTTTTGGCAAAGCATCAAGGCTGTAATTTATTATGACTTGCGGAGTCGTCGTGAAGGGTTAGGCTTGCAGTTACGCGATCGCGAAATTTAA
- a CDS encoding stage II sporulation protein M produces MNIQRWIARRELNWQRLDALLRQVETKGLKSLPATEIRELASLYRSVAADLARAQTQQVGNILIHNLQSLTTRGYTQIYQGSRRQEWQAVVEFYRWELPAVIQRTFAYTATATALFFLGLIVAWWYAWQDPTFMSLIVPERLISQVRDEHKLWMGSIVGIEPLASSGIMINNLKVSFGAVAGGMTAGAFTTYVMVFNGLLIGAIGTLVGQNNLAYPFWAFVFPHGALELPAIFFAGGAGLLIARAILFPGEYRRGDALKFYGSQAVQLLFGIVPMLVIAGIIEGFFSPNPRIPDPLKYLFGTGLFIIFFMYCNRKKHQ; encoded by the coding sequence ATGAATATTCAACGTTGGATTGCCCGGCGAGAGTTAAACTGGCAGCGTTTAGATGCTTTATTAAGACAGGTAGAAACAAAAGGGTTAAAGTCTCTCCCAGCTACAGAAATTCGGGAGTTAGCTAGTTTATATCGTTCAGTTGCGGCAGATTTGGCACGCGCTCAGACCCAGCAAGTCGGTAATATCTTGATACATAATTTACAATCCTTGACAACTCGTGGCTATACGCAGATTTACCAAGGTTCGAGAAGGCAAGAATGGCAAGCGGTGGTGGAATTTTACCGATGGGAACTACCCGCAGTGATTCAGCGAACATTTGCGTACACTGCCACAGCTACCGCTTTATTTTTTCTAGGTCTAATAGTTGCGTGGTGGTATGCTTGGCAAGACCCGACATTCATGTCTTTAATCGTCCCAGAACGCCTAATTTCTCAAGTGCGAGATGAGCATAAATTGTGGATGGGGTCAATTGTGGGGATTGAACCTTTGGCATCTAGTGGGATTATGATTAACAATCTCAAGGTGTCCTTTGGTGCGGTTGCAGGTGGGATGACAGCCGGGGCATTCACAACTTATGTGATGGTATTTAATGGTTTGCTCATTGGTGCTATCGGTACATTGGTAGGGCAGAATAATTTAGCTTATCCTTTTTGGGCATTTGTTTTTCCTCATGGCGCTTTAGAATTACCCGCCATTTTCTTCGCCGGTGGGGCTGGGTTGTTGATAGCAAGAGCTATTTTATTCCCTGGTGAATATCGTCGAGGTGATGCCTTGAAATTTTATGGTTCTCAAGCAGTGCAGTTATTATTTGGGATTGTGCCAATGTTAGTTATAGCCGGGATTATTGAGGGATTTTTCTCTCCTAACCCCAGGATTCCTGATCCCTTAAAGTATTTATTTGGCACAGGATTGTTTATTATTTTTTTTATGTACTGTAATCGGAAAAAACATCAGTAA
- a CDS encoding Hsp20/alpha crystallin family protein encodes MAITRWEPFREIERLEPFREMDTLQRQINRLFDRLMPTDGAEKVGFAFVPAAELEEKDDAIHLKLEVPGLEATDIHVEATPESISITGERKSETKTEENGITRSEFRYGKFQRVIPLPSLIQNDKVQAEYKNGILRLTVPKAESERNKVVKVNIG; translated from the coding sequence ATGGCAATTACAAGATGGGAACCATTCCGAGAAATTGAGCGGTTAGAACCATTCCGAGAAATGGATACATTACAACGGCAAATAAACCGCTTGTTTGATAGGTTAATGCCAACTGATGGGGCTGAAAAAGTGGGATTTGCCTTCGTACCTGCTGCTGAACTTGAAGAAAAGGATGATGCTATTCATTTGAAACTAGAAGTCCCAGGCTTAGAAGCAACTGATATTCATGTAGAAGCGACTCCTGAATCGATTTCGATTACTGGTGAGCGGAAGTCTGAGACTAAGACTGAAGAAAATGGCATTACTCGTTCTGAGTTTAGGTATGGTAAATTCCAACGAGTTATTCCCCTACCGTCTCTAATTCAAAACGACAAAGTACAAGCTGAGTACAAAAACGGTATCCTCCGGCTAACTGTACCAAAAGCTGAGTCAGAAAGAAATAAAGTCGTAAAAGTCAATATTGGTTAG